From the genome of Calditrichota bacterium:
ACCGGGAGAAGATCGTAATTCTCCCGCCGGGCCGCTTCAAGCGCCTGAAAACCGGTGATGATGGAGACTTCGTGTTCGACGGAGCGTCCGCCGAAGAGTATAGCCAGAGTGATGCGATTCATAGTAAGTGCTCGAGTGCTCAAGCGCTCGAGTGCCCGTTATAGGTTGCGAGAGAATGAGGGAGAACATTGTCGTCGGATATCCTGACAGCCCTCAGAACTACTTGACCGGAACGACCGGAGTGCTTATAATGTAAGGTTAGGCAAACAAGCCGTCAAGGAGTGCCTATGACCCTTTCCCGGTAACCCATTTTACAAGGATTCAATGCCTCACGTCAAGATTCGCGATGGCGAACCGTTCGAGCGTGGTTTTAGACGGTTCACCAAACTGTGCGAGAAGTGCGGACTCCTTTCGGAAATCCGCCGGCACCAGCGATTTGTGAAGCCGTCGGAGGCCCGCAAGCGCAAGTCTGCTTCGGCCCGGCGCAAGATCCGCAAACTGATGCGGATTCAGCAACTTATGATGACCCGGTAGAAGTGTGAAAGTGTGCAAGTGAGCAAGAGAATAAGCAACCGTCCAACTCGCTTGCTTGCTAACTCGCTCACCCGCTTGATCGCTTGCTTGTTCCCCTGCGCTACCCCGGGAAGCGAAGTTTCTTAAGATTCGCAGGAGGCTGATATGACGTCCTTCGACATCACCATCCTGGTGATCGTAGCGGGCTTCGGCCTGTGGGGCTTTATGCGCGGCTTCATTTGCGAGATTTTCGAGATCGCCGGGGTTATACTCGGGATGTTAGGCGGGCGCAGGTTTGGCCCGGTGCTGGCGCCGAAACTGCCGGCCGTTATTCCCGATCTCATCCGGCCGGTGGTGGGAGCGCTTCTGGTCAGCCTCGCGATCTTCTTTGCCGTCAAACTGATCGGCTGGCTGGTCGGGAAACTGCTGGCTCGGGGACCTCTCAAACTTCCCAACCGTATCGGCGGTGCCGCGATCGGCATCGCCAAGGGCGGAATGATCGTCGCGCTGGCACTAATGCTCGCCGCGATGACTCCTTACTATGCTCAGATCGAGAAGGCTCGGCCCTCTTCACCACTCCTCGATCTGAGCCTCAAAGCATCCCGGCCGGTTATCAGGAAGTATCAGGAACTGATCCTGCGTCAGGTAGCCGGGCAGATCGAAAGGGCTGCTTCCGACATCCTCGTTCCGCCGGCAACGACGCCGTTGGGATCTGTCCCGACTTCGGCTTCGGCTGCTACACCTACCAACACCCCTCCGCACAACATCTCTTCACTTCTTCAGGGTCTATCCGAGCAGGATCAGCGAGAATTGCGCAAACTGTTGGCCGATACGTCGCTACGCAACATCGACATCGGCCGGCTCGATGTCGAAGAACTGACCCGCAGATTGAAGTCGGCACGGCAAAGTTCAGCGGTGCCGCGATAGCCTTTCATGGACGTCCGGACGTTAGCCGCACTCGAGTTCGATACCCTTCTAAGTGCCCTGGAGGGTTATGCCGAAAGCGAACCTGCGAAGGCATCGCTAAGATCGCTGCGCCCCTTCAGGCGCGCTTCCGAAGCCCGCACGGAACTTGAACGAATAGAAGAAATCCGAGACCTGATTGGCTGCGGCAGCAGCTATCCGGGCGGCGGCGTGGCCGATGTCCGGCTCTTCCTGAAGCGCGCCGCTGTCGCCGGTAGTTCCCTCGAAGCCGAGGAACTGCTCGCTCTCCTGCAAAATCTCCGCACTCATTCGACCACCCGCAAACTGCTGGATCGTGAAAAGTCCCGACTGCCGCGCGTCTATGACCTGACCCGGCTGCTCGAACCGCTCCCCGACATCGAATCTGCAGTCGAACGGGCTATATCGAGCGAAGGCGCAGTGCGCGACTCGGCATCGCCGGAACTGGCGCGCCTCAGGCGGGAACTGCACGTTCAGATGGAGACCTTGCGCAGCCGGCTGACGGCTTTGGTTGCCCGCCTCTCCCGGCAAGGGATACTGCGCGAGGAAGGCTTCTCGATACGCGAGGGCCGTTATGTCCTGCCGGTTCGATCCGATGCGATGGGAAAGATCAAGGGCATCGTCCATGACCGCTCGGCGACCGGCGGGACGCTCTTCGTCGAGCCGTCGTCGCTCATCGAATCTGGCAACAACCTGCGCGAACTTGAACTTGCCGAGCGTGACGAAGTGCGCCGCATCCTCAAGGAACTAACCGCATTGGTGCGCAAATCGGCGGACCAGATCGAGATCAATCTGCAGGCGATGACGGCGCTCGACATACTTTGGGCGAAGGCGCGACTTGCGGGTCGGCTCGAAGCAACGCCGCCGGAGATTGCCGATGCTGGACCGCTCAGGATCGTAGGCGCCCGGCATCCGCTGCTGACGTTGCAGGGACGCGAGGTGGTTTCGCTTTCACTCGATTTAGGCGAAGATTATTCCACTCTCGTCATATCGGGTCCCAATTCGGGCGGCAAGAGTGTCGCTCTCAAATGCACCGGCTTAATCGCGCTGATGGCGGGCAGCGGACTGCCCGTTCCGGCGCTGCCGGGGACGCGCGTGCCGCTCTATCGCGACGTCATTGCCGATATCGGCGATCAGCAATCGCTGAAGGACGATCTTTCGACTTTCACGGCGCATACGGCAAGGCTAAAGGAAATCCTCGATCGTGCCGACGACCGGACGCTCGTCCTCATCGACGAAATGGGCGCCGGCACCGATCCGCAGGAGGGCGCCTCGCTTTCGATAGCAGCACTCGAGACCTTGACCGGTCGAATGGTCCCGGTGGTGGTAACGACCCATCACGGTGCCTTGAAGGCTTTTGCCCATACGACGCCCGGCTGCGCCAACGGCTCGATGGAGTTCGACCGGACTTCGCTCCGGCCAACCTACCGTTTTCTACCTCAATTGCCTGGCTCAAGTTATGCACTCGATATTGCGCTCAGAGCCGGTTTGCCCGAAGATATTATAGGCCGCGCGCGGCAGTTGCTCGGCACCGAGCGCTCTGAACTCGAAGACCTCATCGCAGCACTTGGCGAGAAAATCCGACGCTATGACAGCCTTACCGTCGATGAGACCCGTCGCCGCGAAGAACTGTCGTCCCGCGAGTCAGCCGTGCGCGAACGTGAGGAGCAACTCCGCAGGCAGGCGCGGGACGCTAAAGTGAAGGCGGCCGAGGAACTCGAAGAACTGCTGAAGGAGGCGCGCCGGACGGTTGAAGCGACCGTCCGGGAATTGCGCGAAAAGAACGCCGACCGGACGACTATAAAGTCGGCTCAGGAAACCTTGCAAAGACTGCGAACTGAAGCCAAGTTCAACCTTGGTCTTCCGGTGATAGATATCCCTCAACCACCCTCGCGAGCGCCGGATCAAGCGACGCTGCCTGCTGCACGGCCTATTGCTGTCGATGACTGGGTGAAGGTGGACGGGAGCATCACCGGGCAGATTACGGCGATCAGTGCGCACGGCGAAAGGCTCTGCGTAGCGGCTGGATCGGTCCAATTATGGGTCACCAGGGCGCGGGTCGAGCCGGTAGAACCGCCCGAAACGACGGCCCGGGTGAGTCGTCTTACGGCGCTTCCTGAAGTACCGTTCGAACTCGACGTCCGCGGGCTCGATGCGGCGGAAGCACTGGATAGGGTAGATCGCTACATTTACGACGGCTATATGAACGGCCGGGGGCGTCTTGGCATCGTTCACGGCAAAGGCTTGGGCATCCTATCGCAGCATATCCGAAAGCATCTGAAAAGCCACACGCTGGTCAAATCCTTTCGCTTTGGGGAATATGGTGAAGGCGACTACGGCGTTACAATTGTCGAATTGAAGGAATAGAGGGAGTAGGGACTATGGCAATCAATACAGTTGGGGGTTCAGGTAGGGTAGGTGGCTGGCGGCCGGCGGGGATCATTTGTCGTGCAGTCGGGAGTCCCCATCCGACAGCGGGTGTCCGGTGAAGACACCTGACGCCACAACAATCTTACGAATGTGGAGCGATTTGGCTTGACAATGGGGTCTTAAGGTGTTATGATGTAAAGTGTCGTCTGAGTGAAGTCCTTGGATAGCGTCACGTGAACTGATAGGATTGCGGTTTGACTTTTCTTGCATGTTTCTTCCTTTCAATAGATTAGACGAGACGGGGGGGGACTCCTACGCCGTTGCCTGACTGCTGCCGCCTTCGCGCGAGTGCAGTCTAGTGAGCCGGTCTCTGCCCTCGTCCAGCCTCTTCGGCCAACCAGGCGTCATGCAGGACGCCGCCTATCGGCCTCCCTTCCTGAACGAAGCTGCCTTGCCTGTCATGCTGAACGCAGTGAAGCATCTCGCCTTCCGTCCCCTCGCCATTGCCTTTCTAATAGACCCCGGCCCTTCACCCCGGCTTCGGGTGGCGCCTCGAGCCACTCCGTCCGCGGCCCGCCTCGATTGACCTTTCGTGAACGCCCGATGAATTCCAGAGAGATGATCGTCTCACTGGTGAACGCAATCAACGAAAGGTTAAAAGTATGAAAAGCAGAACCCTCACCCTCATCATCGCCGCCGTGATGCTCATCGCGGTCGGCGTGCTCGTCTGGCCGGAGCCAAAGCAGGCAATGGCAGCAGACCTCGATGTCCAGCTTACGCTTACCTGGAACTGCGAAGACGCCGAAGATGTCGAAGCGAACGCCGAACTGCTCGACGCCAACGGCGATCCGTTCGATCCGCCGATAATAATCCCTCTCACCCCCAATGCACCATTCACCGTATGGTCGGGAACGTTTCTAAATGTTCCAGCCCAAGCGTCTCGGGTGAGATTCGTTTGGATTGAATTGGGTCTAGAGTGGTTTCCACCTTCCCCAATAGTAAAGTCGCTAAACTGGAGCGGGACGACCTTCGGGGAATCTTCTGTTCAATGCGACTGATTGAAAAGCGCCCTATGGGGGCGAAGGCATTCCCCTCGCCCCCATAGGGCTGGATAATTCGACATTGTCCCCTCTCAAGGCACATTCTATTCCAATAGTCGGGATCTAAATAATGCGCACTATCATTATATATGCGCTTCCAGCATTGGTTCAGACCAGCCACTTGTTTGCGCAGCCACCGGTTGAAATGATGCGTTATTACGACCGTGGTCGCGGTGGCGCGGATTATTTCAGCGATCTTTTCCTTGCCGATGACGGAGAATACTTGGTATGTGGTCGCAGTGAGGGAGTAACCTGGCTTATGCGGTTAAGCTCTGATGGTGAGTTGATATGGCAGGTCACTGGTGACCAAGACTCATACTATTCAATAATCGAGGCAGATAACACTGATGCCGTTGTTGCCGGTATGTCTGGTGACGGGCGAAATAGAGGATTTCTATGCGAAAGATACACTCGCCAAGGGGAGCAGATTTGGAGTCGCAGATTCATTGATGGTCGCTGCAATGCCGTTATTGAATTGAAGGATGCAAGTTTGATTATGGCGGGCATTGCAACAGCCAATGGGCAAACCTTGGGTGGGATAATCCTCCATTCTTCTTCTGACGGAGACCACCTTTGGACTTGGCAGGATCCAGATGAATCTGTCGTTTCCTGGCTTTTCTCATTACGCGAAGCAGAAGGAGGAGTAATCGCTGTTGGATCGGTCACCAGTCGCCGTGACGGTAGGACGGACGGCTGGATAGTCAAACTCGATTTTGATGGCGAGATGGTCTGGTCGCGCACACTCGGCCTGCAGGAGTATTCAAGATTGAAAGCCATTATTTCGCTGCCTGAGGGCGGATTCGCAGTAGCCGGCCAATATAGCCTGACTCCGCACCTTTTATGGGGACGAATTGATGACGAAGGTGAGTTGATTTCGTGGAACTTATACGATCAAGCGTCCGCCTACAGCAATGAACTGCGACGCCTATCGGACGGCGGGCTGATTCTGGTGGGTCAACAGCAGGCCGGCCGCAATCATCCATTTGCGCTCCGGTTGGATGCTCAGGATAATGTCCGCTGGACGATGAACCTGTCGAACCTAGTTGACCGGCAACCAGACCGCAATCCGTTGCCATCCAACTATCTTGGCGCCGTGGTGGTGTCCGAGGACAATGTAATTCATGCGGTAGGCGGGATGTATCACGCCCCGGATACCGACCACGATGGAGTCTTGATCCGCCTCGAGCCCGACATTCTGGGCCCGGTCGTCTTCCATAAAGAGCCCGAAGATTCGCTCCTCACCGTCTTGCGCAGAGACAACCTCAGATTCATCGTTCGGGCTCGCAATCAACAGGGTCTAGACATGTCTTACCGCTGGACTTACCTCGATACCGTCCGTTCGCAAGACACTTCCTGCACCATACGCTTCGATTCCTTGGGCACGTTCCCGGTCGTCTGCCGGGTTAACGCGGGTGAGTGGTCGGTCGAGGTCGTTTGGACGGTTGAAGTTGCTGACCTTTTCATCGCCTCCCACACCCCCGACACGCTATCTATCACCGTTCAGCGCAATAGTGAGATCGACTTCTCCCTCGACTCCGTCGCTTACATCGGGGACTTGGAGAATCTGCGCTATGAGTGGATGATTTACGACTCGGCAACGGTGAGATGGGAAGAAGTGGGAGGGGATGACCGGATCGGAATCCGGTACTACGCGTTCGCCCGGACCGGCGGCTTTGCCCTGAAGGCCAAGGTCTTCGACCCGAACGTCGATCCGGAGCCGGCCGACTCCGTCCAGTGGGCGATTCAGGTCCGAGGCGTCATACGAGCTTTCGAGCCCAATCTCCCCGAACTCTCCCTTGGGCCTCGTCAGGAAGCGACCTTCGAACTGATCCCCTTCAATGCCAATAACGACTCGATTCAGTTCTGGTGGACGCTGAACGAAGCAGACACTTTGTCCACTCAGTCCATCCTGTCCATTTCTTTCGAAGACACCGGCAGGTATGTCGTGAGCGGGTATGCGAGAGAGCGGGTGAGCGAGGAAGAGTGGGAAGAGGACGCGCAGAGGTGGGTTGTCAATGTCCATTCTCTAAGCGCTGGACTGGATACCCGCCTGCGCGGGGATGACGAGGGAGGAAGCGGGGATGACGAGGGGGGAAGAAGGGATGATGATCCCCTCAAGATCTCGATTGCTCCTAATCCCTTCAACGATCAGGCGACGGTGACGATTGACCTTGGAGGGCGGGCATTCCTGCCTGCCCAAAGGGCGAACAGGAATGTCCGCCCTCCAAGTGCGCAAGTGGGGGGTCTCATGCCCGTCCGGCTCAGCCTCTACGCGATCGACGGGAGGGAGGTCCTCCGTCTTCACGATGGTCCCCTCTCCCCCGGCACGCATCAGTTCAGATTCTTCACTTCGTTCAGAATGACATCTGGAGGCGGGATGCCATCGGGAGGCGGGATGCCATCGGGAGTCTATCTTCTCCGCCTTCAATCCGGCTCTCACTCCCGCACCGTCAAAGCCGTTCTAATGCGCTAATCTTGGAGGGTGGGATTCATCCCGCCCCGACGGGCGGCTTGAAAACCACCCTCCAGGCAAGGGGGAGCAAACCCACCTTGCCAGACCGTGCTCATCTCGCCGTTTGCTTCTCGCCCCAAACCTCGCATATCACTTGCATTGCACTCTTCGAGTGCTTATCTTGTGATGCGCAAGGATTGCACGACCAGGTGCATAACTTGCAATCATCGCCTTATTCTGGCACTTTCAGATGTCATCAGCACTCTGCAAATTATGCGTTCCGGCCGCTCTCGCTTCGCTTGTCATCTCTGGATGCACCTGGGACCCACCCCATTCCAATCCGCTCGACCCGGATAACTACCGTTATCAACCGGCCGGTGGTCTCACGGTCGTTGTGGTCGATCGCGCGACCGGCAGTCCGTTGCTCGGTGCCGATGTCCGACTGCCCGAGTTGGACCGGGCATCAGCATCCGACAGCATCGGCAAAGCACGTTTTGATCGGGTTCGGTCCGGCGAATGGCTGGTCACTGCCGAGCGACGTGCCGATGGCGGGTTGGCGCCGTTTGCACTTGACTCGCTGCGCCTGACGATCGCAGATGGTGGCGCGCGCGTCGATACCTTCCGACTGGCAGCCTTAACACCGCCTCATGGCAGGCTCTCTTTTGGGGTTCGCACCTTGTTGCGACAACCCATCGTGGGAGCTTCGGTGATGCTCGACGAACTGGGACGCTTTGCCTTCACCGACCTCAATGGAATCGCCTATTTCGACGAGGTGCCGGTCGGCCGGCATTGGGTGCGTGCTTTTCGGCAGGGCGAAAAGGGGAGCCCGGTCTATGCTCGCGACTCGGTCGAAGTCGTGATCGAGCAAGCTCGCCTCACCACCGCCGAACTGCAACTCGACGCCCTCCCGATCTTCCTCTCGCAGCGCGTCAACTCGCTCACCTTTCAGAATCGCGCCAACGAAGACCCCATTTATCAAATTCACATCAAGGCCAACGTTACCGATCCGGACGGCCTGCAGCATATTCGGAGTGTCATCTGGCGGCTCTACGACCGCGCTGACAACGAACTTGACTTCGACACCCTGTTCTTCCAGCAGGATTCAGGCTGGAAAGCCGAAGAGCCGGGGGCGCGATTCCCAACCGGCAAGCCTGACGGCGTCCTGGCTCTCCCTTTCGTTCTGGAGGCTTACGACGCTTCGGGCAACTACGCCCGCTCCGAGAAAGAGTATCTGGCGCGGGTGATCAAGCGGGTGCCCGAATTATCGCTTATCCAACCCGAGCCGCGGCCGGAGTTCGACTGGTCCTATTCCTGGACCTTCACTTTCGACACCACCGCATCGTTCAACTATCTCGTCCGGGTAACCGATGCCAGCACCGGTCAGACGGTCTATAACCGGCTCGTTCCGCCGGCTGAAGCCCCGCATAACTCCCATCGCAGCGAAGTGACTCTCAGCCCCGGCGTGCCCTATCTGTGGGAAGTCTGGGCGCTCGATTTGCTCGGAAATCGCTCGCGGTCACCGCGCCGCGGCCTCTCGTTTGAGGGCTAATGAACCCAATCCCACCACCACTAACCGAAATCCGACCTCCCGGCTCGAGCGGTCCGGCGGCGCCGATAACGCGGCAGCGCGATGTTGGGAAATTGCTCGACACCGTTCTCGGCCTGGCTGTCGAACTGATGAATGCAGATCGCGGTGCTGTCGTCCTTCAGGAGCGCGGAACGCTTACCGTTGTCGCTTCGCGAAACCTGCCGCCGGAAAGTGCGCGCAGTTTGACTGAAGTCTCAACCAGCGTCGTCCGACAGGCCATAGACTCGGCGACGCCGGTTCTCGTTCACGACGTCCTGGCCGATTCGAGATACGGTCAGCAGGCATCGGTGGTCCTGCACCAGATCACTTCGGTAGTCTGCGCACCGATGTTCATTGCCGATCACGTCGCCGGAGCGATCTACCTCGATAGCCGTCTATCCCGCCAGCGCTTCACCGACGAGAACCTCGACTATGTCGATATCTTCGCCAAAATGGCGGCGATAGCACTCGACTATGCCCTTAGTTATAGCGAACTCTTCGGCGAGCGGCAGCGGCTCCAGACGGAGGTGCAAGAGCGCTGGCGCTTTGAGGAAATCGTCGGTCGCAGCCCGAGGATGCAGGAGGTCTTCAACCTGATGCGGCGAGTGATGAACTCCGACATCTCGGTGCTGCTCGAAGGCGAGAGCGGAACCGGCAAGGAACTGGTCGCCCGCGCCTTGCATTATAACAGCCCGCGTCGCGAGCGGCTCTTTGTCACCCAATTCTGCGGCAACCTCGCAGAATCGCTGCTGGAATCGGAACTCTTCGGGCATAAGAAAGGCTCCTTCACCGGCGCTATAGCGGATAAGAAGGGCCTCTTTGAGATCGCCGATGGCGGGACATTTTTGCTCGACGAAATCGCCGACATTAGCCCGACCATTCAGACTAAATTGCTCCGCGTTCTTCAGGACGGTGAGATCCGTCGGGTCGGCGACACCGAATCGCGGCGCGTCAACGTCCGGATTATCTCAGCGACAAACAAGAGCCTCAAGGCTGAGGTCGATGCCGGGCGCTTCCGCGAAGACCTCTACTACCGCCTGAACGTCCTCTCCATCCACCTCCCGGCGCTGCGCGAGCGAACCGGCGATATACCCCTTCTGGCTCAGCACTTCCTGAAAGTAACCGCCCTTAAGACCGGCACACCGGTCAAGCGAATGACACCTCGAGCCTTGCAAGCAATGGCCAACTACCACTGGCCCGGCAACGTCCGGGAACTCGAAAATACCATCGAGAGGGCGCATCTT
Proteins encoded in this window:
- a CDS encoding 30S ribosomal protein S21 — encoded protein: MPHVKIRDGEPFERGFRRFTKLCEKCGLLSEIRRHQRFVKPSEARKRKSASARRKIRKLMRIQQLMMTR
- a CDS encoding CvpA family protein — translated: MTSFDITILVIVAGFGLWGFMRGFICEIFEIAGVILGMLGGRRFGPVLAPKLPAVIPDLIRPVVGALLVSLAIFFAVKLIGWLVGKLLARGPLKLPNRIGGAAIGIAKGGMIVALALMLAAMTPYYAQIEKARPSSPLLDLSLKASRPVIRKYQELILRQVAGQIERAASDILVPPATTPLGSVPTSASAATPTNTPPHNISSLLQGLSEQDQRELRKLLADTSLRNIDIGRLDVEELTRRLKSARQSSAVPR
- a CDS encoding endonuclease MutS2, coding for MDVRTLAALEFDTLLSALEGYAESEPAKASLRSLRPFRRASEARTELERIEEIRDLIGCGSSYPGGGVADVRLFLKRAAVAGSSLEAEELLALLQNLRTHSTTRKLLDREKSRLPRVYDLTRLLEPLPDIESAVERAISSEGAVRDSASPELARLRRELHVQMETLRSRLTALVARLSRQGILREEGFSIREGRYVLPVRSDAMGKIKGIVHDRSATGGTLFVEPSSLIESGNNLRELELAERDEVRRILKELTALVRKSADQIEINLQAMTALDILWAKARLAGRLEATPPEIADAGPLRIVGARHPLLTLQGREVVSLSLDLGEDYSTLVISGPNSGGKSVALKCTGLIALMAGSGLPVPALPGTRVPLYRDVIADIGDQQSLKDDLSTFTAHTARLKEILDRADDRTLVLIDEMGAGTDPQEGASLSIAALETLTGRMVPVVVTTHHGALKAFAHTTPGCANGSMEFDRTSLRPTYRFLPQLPGSSYALDIALRAGLPEDIIGRARQLLGTERSELEDLIAALGEKIRRYDSLTVDETRRREELSSRESAVREREEQLRRQARDAKVKAAEELEELLKEARRTVEATVRELREKNADRTTIKSAQETLQRLRTEAKFNLGLPVIDIPQPPSRAPDQATLPAARPIAVDDWVKVDGSITGQITAISAHGERLCVAAGSVQLWVTRARVEPVEPPETTARVSRLTALPEVPFELDVRGLDAAEALDRVDRYIYDGYMNGRGRLGIVHGKGLGILSQHIRKHLKSHTLVKSFRFGEYGEGDYGVTIVELKE
- a CDS encoding carboxypeptidase regulatory-like domain-containing protein, with amino-acid sequence MSSALCKLCVPAALASLVISGCTWDPPHSNPLDPDNYRYQPAGGLTVVVVDRATGSPLLGADVRLPELDRASASDSIGKARFDRVRSGEWLVTAERRADGGLAPFALDSLRLTIADGGARVDTFRLAALTPPHGRLSFGVRTLLRQPIVGASVMLDELGRFAFTDLNGIAYFDEVPVGRHWVRAFRQGEKGSPVYARDSVEVVIEQARLTTAELQLDALPIFLSQRVNSLTFQNRANEDPIYQIHIKANVTDPDGLQHIRSVIWRLYDRADNELDFDTLFFQQDSGWKAEEPGARFPTGKPDGVLALPFVLEAYDASGNYARSEKEYLARVIKRVPELSLIQPEPRPEFDWSYSWTFTFDTTASFNYLVRVTDASTGQTVYNRLVPPAEAPHNSHRSEVTLSPGVPYLWEVWALDLLGNRSRSPRRGLSFEG
- a CDS encoding GAF domain-containing protein, which produces MNPIPPPLTEIRPPGSSGPAAPITRQRDVGKLLDTVLGLAVELMNADRGAVVLQERGTLTVVASRNLPPESARSLTEVSTSVVRQAIDSATPVLVHDVLADSRYGQQASVVLHQITSVVCAPMFIADHVAGAIYLDSRLSRQRFTDENLDYVDIFAKMAAIALDYALSYSELFGERQRLQTEVQERWRFEEIVGRSPRMQEVFNLMRRVMNSDISVLLEGESGTGKELVARALHYNSPRRERLFVTQFCGNLAESLLESELFGHKKGSFTGAIADKKGLFEIADGGTFLLDEIADISPTIQTKLLRVLQDGEIRRVGDTESRRVNVRIISATNKSLKAEVDAGRFREDLYYRLNVLSIHLPALRERTGDIPLLAQHFLKVTALKTGTPVKRMTPRALQAMANYHWPGNVRELENTIERAHL